Below is a genomic region from Scomber scombrus chromosome 3, fScoSco1.1, whole genome shotgun sequence.
TATATTGTTAAGTAGGAGCATACTATGAGTGGGGATGTGATCTAAAAGggtttaaaagacatttttaatttcatcttGAATTTATTAAACACCTGCCAGATTGTTAAGACttaatttagttgttttaaaaaagcactgCTGATAAGGAGgagcagaaaaaaagtgtaTCATTTCTCGATTTCTTATCCCTTCGCTGCTGTTAAATCTCACCTGAGAGCAGCTGGCGATGGTGCTGGTGGGAAGACCGATCGAAGGAGCCCAGCCGACGTCTCTCACCCAATCACTGTGAGCCTCCAGCTTCTGATCCTCCTTCCACTGACCGTCCTCCTCTCTGCAGGCGGGAAAGAGACAATCAGTGATGACGAGAAAACAAAGACTTTGCTGAATGACAAACTCAGTCAGTGTCAGTCCACATTAGTAGTTTTCAGTCATGTTGTTAATCATATACTGTCTTTAAATATACTTATAAAACTgccttaaccttcgtgtcgtcgtCCCGGgacaaattgaccccgtctgttttgactgttccctgttccctctttcctcccttccttccttccttcctccctccctccctccttcctccctccctccctccttctctctttctttcctccccctacctccctccttccttcctccctccttccttctttcccccatccctctttctttcctccccctaccttcctcccttccttctttctttccttccttcctccttcctccctccctccttctttcctccctccctccctccttctctctttctttcctccttccttccttccttcctccctcctttccttctttctttcctccctccctacttctctctttcattcctccccctacctccctccctccttctttcctccctccctccttctctctttctttcctccttccctccttcccttccttgactcgaggacaacaggatggttaaCTTTTGATTTGTTCCTAACATTCATCATATAAGTAAAGTTGCCTTCTCTAATAGCTGCACATGTCAGTAGAGCTCAATGGACTgaacaataactcacttccagAGTTTGACGAGGTTGTCGCAGCCTCCGGAGACGAAGCGCTTGACGTAGTTTGGTTTCTGTCCCGACGGCTGGTCGATCAGGCTGCCTGGAACCACAGCGGGAGCCCAACTCACTGCGTTACAGCCGATctgcaggaggaaaaaaaagacaactggaTGAATAAACAAAGAGCACCGGCCCAGATTACTGTATCCAACACTCTCAAAGTAAATGGAGAACaataacagagagaataataataagaagctgTGCTAAAGTGTAATGTAGACATCTTAAACATTACAGACAGCATTTCATCTCACAGTGATGGAAAtgaaacagaacattttaattatttaatgtattttagcAGCATGAAAAAGTGGCTCAGGTCACACTGCATATTTACAGGTGTACATATAGTTTTAAAGAAGATAATCCAACACAGAATAGTGGATAATATAggcaaaaaaagagaatttaCGTGTTTGTTATGTCTTTTAGTAACTAAATTAAACACAGAACAGGTTGATAAACTCACAGTGTGTGCGTTGCTGATCTTCTTGATGTCCCACTGCTGATCTCCAGTGAATGTGAGGAGGGAAATGGCTCCGTCTGAGCTTCCGCAGGCCAGGATCAGACCGAAGTCATACGGACCCCAGCACACAGAGTTCACTGtagagacacagaggaagagtTAAAAACAAGATCAAAGACTCAAGAGCCAGATACTATTACGATAATGTAGTTAATGAGGATCTAAATACACAAAACTGACTTTACTGAGGGAAGAATTACACATGGAGATACAAATTCAAGCCACCTAAACAATAACTAGTACAATGTTATTAAAGCTGGACGCAGCCAGAGAGTCACAGACCTGACGAATCGTGTCCGGTGTACTCGTACATCTTGTCCCAGGCTCCGTTCTCTTCCTTCCAGATGATAACTTTACGATCGTAGGAACAAGAAGCCAAAATGTTGCCGAACATCGGGTGAGCCCACGCTACCTGCCACACGGGACCCTCGTGTCTGCatgaagagagagacacaaattTAGTTTGAAACCCTTGATGTGGAGCAGATaatgtaacacaaaaaaaacgtaCATGTGATAATAATGTTACAGCTCAGAAAATTATGTTTAACTTATTACTGAAAACTTATCTCCAAAAagaatgtaaagtgatggaatTATTTGTTGGTGTGAGGAGACTGAGCCCATTTCTTTAGCTTAAGCTCCCTGGTTTATTTGAGTAAAACCTTATTTTTCTTACCCTCtgatagggctgggcaattaatcgaaaaataatcgaaaccgacatttagaaactctaatcgacttaatcttgctcatgtcaattaatcgtggtgttcactgttgccatgacagcaaaggttgcatatcgtTAAGGAagttgaaaacttgtctccagtgatcattttagcccaaaccatgatctttacatagttctaatcaagtaaactagacattaaccacagcgtcacaccataaaacatcattattttcactccctaatgATCCTCCtgtgtgtgagggcagcagtgcaaaatacaaaactaaagaaactgtgaaaatacataattgttcatcaagggtggagataatcgttcattaatcgtaatcgagtttaaaagttcaattaatcatgatttagatttttgccataatcgcccagccttACCCTCTGAGGTCTGCGACCAGTATCTGCCCTCCGTTCCTGACATCGAAGATCTTCACGGTGCGGTCAGAGGAGCAGGTAGCCAGACGGGTCCCGTAGTAATCCATCTGAGCATCGTGCTGGAACCAGACACAACAAAACGTCAAGACCTGaagcaataaaataatctaCACTTCCTCTACCAGAACCATCTGAAACCCAAACATGCAACATGTTAAATAACCTGTTGAATGGCTCCTAACACAATGTTTACGTAGCTGATGATGTAGTTAAAccctggtttcatctttaacaatgtgttgtattttaaaagcttgttatattatccattatgtcaaatcttcatctgaaaagtaactaaagctgtcaaataaatatggtggagtagaaagtacaatatttccctctgagatgtagaaagtagcatcacatggaaatactacagtaaagtacaaatacatcaaaatgaTACTTAAACACAGTATTTAAGAGTCATTTTCCACCttgtattaatattaacatgttACAGTAACAACACTGACAGACAAACAGGAGACATGAAGCTGTATTTAGTATTAACTGCAACAATAATTTACCGATAACCTTTACATtatccatattttttttaactactattgtctttttatcgcttgtgtacttacttattatttattattcattattctttctattgatactctttctgttttcctttttatccactttgctgctgctatACTGTAAATTTCCTCActgtgggattaataaaggactatcttatcttatctcattaTATCTTAATTACTCTCTCTGTaatacattataacttttagaAGCAACTTGAAATATAgcggagtggaagtataaagtaaatAGAAGAACTACagtacaaatacattaaaattataCTCAAACACAGTTTTTCCACCGCTGGTATAAATATTAACTTGTTGTCATGTTACAGTAACgacactgacagacagacaggagataTGAAGCTGTATTTAGTATTAACTGCAACAATAATATAACATGAACCTTTATATTATCCatatttatttactattattgtcttttttaaataatgtgattgtttttttttctatttctttctttctgttttccttattatccactttgctgctccACTAAAGTACATTTCCTGACTGTCAGACTAATAAAGTAACAttatttatatcttattttattacattttaatgactcTTTCTGTAATAAATAACAACTTTTAGCTTAAAACACAGAACTTACGATCATATCTTCATGAGAAGTGTCCACCGTGTTGATGACAGAAACCTGCAGttcacaaacacaataaatcagagttaaaacataaagaaacatacataaatataaatataaacataagtTAGGATTCTGCTGTTAGCCACCATGCTAACACCTAACACGTCAGCAGCTGCCGGTAACCGGAAACGTTACCGGGACGTTTCACCGGTAGATTAACATTAACCGGTATTAAACTCACCATGACTGCAGTTGATCCTCAGATATAATCCTGTGGgtttttatttctaattgatTTTAATTCACAGGATCCAACAAGTTCACCGACGTGGCAACAAGCCGCTTCCCACCGGGTCCGCCCTCAATCTGCACCGGGGGAACAAAAAGAGGACGAAGCGAAAGGTTCCGCGTCAGAAAGTCAATGATGATTGGCAGCAGCACTGggatcagaggaagaggagtgagaGGAAGGCAGCTATATTCAATACAAAACAGAAtgagaaacagaggaggaaatAGAAAGGAggagataataaataaaaatgtgtcaaaataatatttttgaaaatatttatttatttttatttttatttttatttttatttttatttttatttttatttttatttttatttttatttttattttatatatatatatattttttaatttatttattttaattttattttatttattattattttcataattattgttttatctatattgtgggtcactttaggaaagCCTAAAAGAAAGCTGTTTAGTTATATTTTCaatgataaaatcaaatatattttttgtttcattgcCTCAagcaaaataatttaattgagagaatctttatttatttataattgtatttatttatcatttaattaattaactaattcattgttttacttatttatgtatttatatttatttatttaaacttatttatttatatttaaacttatttatttatttgtatttgtatttatacaaaataaagattaatttataatttaatctttatttattattatattttattttatctatttatttgtattatttatattttatttatttacttgtataaatatatcaattaaaaaatatatatttatctatgtatttatatttaaatgtatttatttgtattcatttataatttaatttcttattattttttatttgtatttatttatttattagttgcCTGCTTCATCCTCCATACACCTATCTGAGCGTTAACTCTAGACTCTCGCGAGATCTGTAGCCGTTTGTTTCGCCAGTTCGCGCTTTCTTcgacatataaaacaaaataacaatgttttatGAAGTAACAGCTCTACTATTAAGGTTTTATTAGAGttagacacaaaaaacacttagttaaagttttaaaaatatatattttttaattaaaattgtcACTTGAATCATTGAAAATATAATCTCGCGAGACTTTGTTTCTCTACGCATGGTGGCGCTAACGAGCAGAAAACCTTCAACTGACATCTATTTATATCTGAACCCAGTAAGTGTCAAgttgctctgtgtgtctctgcctctcGCCATGTTGCTGGGTTAAATCTGCTGGTCTCTcactgtgtttatatttatttatattaactCTCGTGTTTAAGTTTTAAttaacagagaaacaaagatGTCCAGTGTTTCCTATCACATCTCCAACCTGCTGGAGAAGATGACCTCCACTGACAAAGACTTCAGGTAAACAGCTGCAGGAGAGTCTGACAATGAGATGACACTTTTTGATCCTCTGTGtgccactttttaaaaaacattaaactagTTTGTAGGTTGTTTTCCCTTCAAAATAGTcgaaatacacacatttaatgaaGTGTACTCTACtaaatgtgactgtgtgtgttgagatgaaggtgtgtgtgaggcagcagcagcattatttaacattaaatcggtttaaattttaacaaaacaacaaactgacaggtgtggaagaagtattcaggtCCGTTACTTTACTAAAAGTatcataaaacaatataaacatattacattacaagtaaaaagtcctgcatgaatgAATACTACTACATTAACACTGATATAAgtagtattatgagcttgatgtagttaaagtattacagtaaaagtactgcagtattatgagtgatgtagtatgtagtattacagtaaaagtactgcagtattatgagcgatgtagtatgcagtattacagtaaaagtactgcagtattatgagtgatgtagtatgcagtattacagtaaaagtactgcagtattatgagtgatgtagttaaagtattacagtaaaagtactgcagtattatgagcgatgtagtatgcagtattacagtaaaagtactgcagtattatgagcgatgtagtatgcagtattacagtaaaagtactgcagtattatgagcgatgtagtatgcagtattacagtaaaagtactgcagtattatagtgatgtagtatgcagtattacagtaaaagtactgcagtattatgagcgatgtagtatgcagtattacagtaaaagaactgcagtattatgagcgatgtagtatgcagtattacagtaaaagtactgcagtattatgagtgatgtagtatgcagtattacagtaaaagtactgcagtattatgagcgatgtagtatgcagtattacagtaaaagtactgcagtattatgagtgatgtagtatgcagtattacagtaaaagtactgcagtattatagtgatgtagtatgcagtattacagtaaaagtactgcagtattatagtgatgtagtatgcggtattacagtaaaagtactgcagtactatgagtgatgtagtatgcagtattacagtaaaagtactgcagtattatgagtgatgtagtatgcagtattacagtaaaagtactgcagtattatgagggatgtagtatgcagtattacagtaaaagtactgcagtattatgagtgatgtagtatgcagtattacagtaaaagtactgcagtattatgagtgatgtagtatgcagtattacagtaaagtagtggtttggtcctctgactgatatattattattatgacatcattagattattaatagtgaagcatcagtgttagagcagcatgttactgttggagctgctggaggtggagctagtttacactactttaactagtccagtggttctcaacGTAGGGGTCGGGTCCctcaaagggtcagcagataaatgtgaggggtcgTGATGTGTCTTTGCTTCTCCTCTTTCAGTTAACTCATCCCACTTTGTCtcctttggtgtgtgtgtgtgtgtgtgtgtgtgtgtgtgtgtgtgtgtgtgtgtgtgtgtgtgtgtgtgtgtgtgtgtgcaggttcaTGGCCACCAACGACCTGATGCTGGAGCTGCAGAAGGACAGCATTAAGCTGGACGAGGACAGCGAGAGGAAAGTGGTGACAATGCTGCTCAAACTGCTGGAGGACAAGAACGGAGAGGTGCAGAACCTGGCTGTGAAATGGTAAAAATATTCACCACCATAcaaactcagacacacacacacaggttagaGTCTGCAGATGGAAGCTGGTCCCACTGGTTTTTTTCCACACTGGGACGAGCTACACAATCCTCTTAGAGGTGGGAATCATCCTGGACGTTCAGGAGACTACTGTGATGTTTCACCAGCTTAATGTCCCCATGAATGTTCAAATACCAGCCAATCaatagattactttttttttttttggctggtgagtgaGCAATGTTAATTTTGAGCATTTAGGGGACGTTAAAGACCTTATTTTGTTTGCTGGGAAGATTTTTTTCGTCACTCACTCTTTCATTTCACTCTTTCCCCTAAACTAAGCTTTCACATCACTGTCTAAATACACTTCAGCACATATACCACATCAATAAGTGAACATATATTAACAGTTAGGACTGTACAATATGGACAACATTACATATCCCAATATTTtaaccaaatacctcgatatcgatattgggacaatattgtagggatgactattggtgctttcacaaaatatttccaCAATGAGATTTTTACTTAATAATAATCAGAAATGTGGATATGATGACTAAGTGGGTGAAGGCCAATAATAGAACAgctgtattttactgtaatgcagcatttaccTTTGCAGGGGTCATAAGACTGGAAACTTTTTACCATCTGGAACTCTATTCAATGTTTTAGCTGCTGTTGTATTGTCTGTTGTCATTGATGTTTTGTCTTGTTGTTACTGTTTTGTGTCTACTAATCTATGTTTTCCTACCCGTCCTGTTGTGTACTGTTCTCGTGTCTGTCCTACCTGTTGTACTGAtgtccgtctgtccttcctggTGTTTGTCGTTCTTGTGTCGGACTATCACAGGAACTGCAGATGGAAACTATGCAATGGCTAAACTCAGGTGCAATGCATCTTTTCTCTTTGAGATTACAACAAGTCAAGTATATTGTCAAGTCCTATGAAGAGTACTGTTAGATAGAGTACTTTTTTAATTCCAAAGGTAAATTGTAGTGTAACAGCAGCCACTTgacaaaaatcacaaattatagactcaaatatatgtaaatatttagtaattaaatgtaatgtaacacaCTGATTCAGGTCATTTTCAGTTCAATCTTGCATTCAAGCTGTTACTTTAAACCTTTTTATAAGTCGTTTAATGAGCATGTAAAGTATTAAAGCTGAGCTGACTGgtccatatttatttatttatactgataaaaggaacatttttcacTTCACATAATTACTTTTGAAGATTTTAAAGatttcacacaaacaaaatggacatattgaatatttaaatacttatacagatgttttatgtattgttttcatACATCTTTAATAGTTAAAACAAGTTTCCATGAAGCTAAATCAAAACTGAATCACAGAGAGAAGTTACTGTTGTTGTCTTTCTTCGCCCTGACAACGACTAGCCAATGTTAACTGATGATGATTTTACTACTGTGGGTATGTTTGATTTATAGCCTGGCCCCTCTGGTGAGCAAAGTGAAGGAGCCTCAGGTGGAGACGATGGTGGACATCCTGTGTTCAAACATGATGTCGGACAAGGAGCAGCTGAGAGACATTTCCAGCATGGGACTGAAGACTGTGATCGCTGAGCTGCCGCCGTCTTCATCAGGTGACGGCTGATTATCGTCTCTGATC
It encodes:
- the sec13 gene encoding protein SEC13 homolog, translating into MVSVINTVDTSHEDMIHDAQMDYYGTRLATCSSDRTVKIFDVRNGGQILVADLRGHEGPVWQVAWAHPMFGNILASCSYDRKVIIWKEENGAWDKMYEYTGHDSSVNSVCWGPYDFGLILACGSSDGAISLLTFTGDQQWDIKKISNAHTIGCNAVSWAPAVVPGSLIDQPSGQKPNYVKRFVSGGCDNLVKLWKEEDGQWKEDQKLEAHSDWVRDVGWAPSIGLPTSTIASCSQDGRVFIWTCDDPAGNTWSAKLLHKFNDVVWHVSWSITGNILAVSGGDNKVTLWKESMDGQWACISDVSKGQGAVSTITDTQQTEQ